In the genome of Candoia aspera isolate rCanAsp1 chromosome 1, rCanAsp1.hap2, whole genome shotgun sequence, one region contains:
- the HIC1 gene encoding hypermethylated in cancer 1 protein gives MRVHTDLACLADPTGLPGAAMLDASEATGHSRQLLLQLNAQRTKGFLCDVILVVQNALFRAHKNVLAASSAYLKALVVHDNLINLDQEMVSPAVFRAVLDFIYTGRLGPGAEAEAEAAGGTGAEPALGAVLAAASYLQIPDLVALCKRKLKRSGKYCQLRGGGGGSYSASAPFGKLARGLRAATPVIQSCFGAPPRPLEPSNPLSTHCGELYAAAAAQGTTLHPHGLCPPLCGLDLSKKSPNGPSPQLPPPLPPESRLRVAMENRESVLPPRPESPALLPAHAAFGETASAAPLQASYPHLHYRSGGSSPGTEPSARVEVAPEFLYRWMKHEPLVAGYVEEEEDDDDDDEGDCGGARRDQGGGGGSGEGGLEQQAQSPSGPPPRHYLESAEPDGEAEDLEPDKSTSEETGCSSGGPSPAGGSLERYLGYEPESFGGDNLYVCIPCGKGFPSSEQLNAHVEAHNEEDELYRKEAAEAAAAAAAAAGQGSSYLDKAPPLPPPPPPPPPSGGPPGCDLLRPYRCASCDKAYKDPATLRQHEKTHWLTRPYPCSICGKKFTQRGTMTRHMRSHLGLKPFACDACGMRFTRQYRLTEHMRIHSGEKPYECQVCGGKFAQQRNLLSHMKMHAAAAAAAAAGPDGKLKLDFPEGVLAMARLAQQPPPDKELFQHTSHFLAAAAAAAAAAADPKAALESLYLGLSPDKTAEVLAQGAVAAAAHLHNDHHARTIGRFSPP, from the coding sequence GCGCAGCGATGTTGGATGCCTCGGAGGCGACGGGCCACTCACGGCAGCTGCTGCTCCAGCTCAACGCGCAGCGGACCAAGGGCTTCCTCTGCGACGTGATCCTGGTGGTGCAGAACGCGCTCTTCCGCGCCCACAAGAACGTGCTGGCGGCCAGCAGCGCGTACCTCAAGGCTCTGGTGGTGCACGACAACCTCATCAACCTGGACCAGGAGATGGTCAGTCCAGCCGTCTTCCGCGCCGTCCTCGACTTCATCTACACCGGCCGCCTGGGGCCGGGGGCCGAGGCCGAGGCCGAGGCGGCCGGCGGCACAGGCGCGGAGCCCGCCTTGGGAGCCGTCCTGGCCGCTGCCAGCTACCTGCAGATCCCGGACCTGGTGGCCTTGTGCAAGCGGAAGCTGAAGCGCTCCGGCAAGTACTGCCAGCTccgcggcggcggtggcggcagcTATTCGGCCTCCGCGCCCTTCGGAAAGCTGGCCAGGGGACTCCGCGCCGCCACGCCGGTAATCCAGAGCTGCTTCGGGGCGCCGCCGCGGCCGCTGGAGCCGAGCAATCCGCTCAGCACCCACTGCGGGGAGCTGTATGCCGCCGCGGCCGCGCAAGGAACCACGCTGCACCCGCACGGCCTGTGCCCACCTCTCTGCGGCCTCGACCTCTCCAAGAAGAGCCCGAACGGGCCCTCCCCACAGTTGCCCCCGCCGCTCCCGCCCGAGAGCCGCCTCCGAGTAGCAATGGAGAACCGCGAGAGCGTTCTGCCGCCCCGGCCGGAGAGCCCCGCGTTGCTGCCTGCCCACGCGGCCTTCGGGGAGACGGCCTCCGCCGCGCCGCTGCAGGCCTCCTACCCCCACCTGCACTACCGCAGCGGCGGCAGCAGCCCCGGGACCGAGCCGAGCGCTCGCGTCGAAGTGGCGCCCGAATTCCTGTACCGCTGGATGAAGCATGAGCCCCTGGTGGCGGGCTAcgtcgaggaggaggaggacgacgacgacgacgacgaggGGGACTGCGGCGGCGCCCGGCGGGACCagggtggcggcggcggcagcggcgagGGTGGACTGGAACAGCAGGCCCAATCGCCTTCCGGGCCGCCTCCGCGCCACTACTTGGAGAGCGCGGAGCCCGACGGGGAGGCCGAGGATCTGGAGCCTGATAAGAGCACCAGCGAGGAGACGGGCTGCAGCAGCGGCGGCCCTTCTCCCGCGGGGGGCAGCCTGGAGCGCTACCTGGGCTACGAGCCAGAGAGCTTCGGCGGCGACAACCTGTACGTCTGCATCCCCTGCGGGAAGGGCTTCCCATCCTCCGAGCAGCTGAACGCGCACGTGGAGGCCCACAACGAGGAGGACGAGCTGTACCGCAAAGAAGCagccgaggcggcggcggcggcggcggcggcggcggggcaggGCTCGTCCTACCTGGACAAGGCGCCCCCGctgccgccgcccccgccgccgccgccgccctcgggGGGCCCGCCCGGCTGCGACCTGCTGCGCCCCTATCGCTGCGCCTCCTGCGACAAGGCCTACAAGGACCCAGCCACGCTGCGCCAGCACGAGAAGACGCACTGGCTGACGCGGCCCTACCCCTGCTCCATCTGCGGCAAGAAGTTCACCCAGCGCGGGACCATGACGCGCCACATGCGCAGCCACCTGGGCCTGAAGCCCTTCGCCTGCGACGCCTGCGGGATGCGCTTCACGCGCCAGTACCGCCTGACCGAGCACATGCGCATCCACTCCGGCGAGAAGCCGTACGAGTGCCAGGTCTGCGGGGGCAAGTTCGCCCAGCAGCGCAACCTGCTCAGCCACATGAAGATgcacgccgccgccgccgccgccgcggccgcCGGCCCCGACGGGAAGCTGAAGCTCGACTTCCCGGAGGGGGTCCTGGCCATGGCACGCCTGGCGCAGCAGCCCCCCCCGGACAAGGAACTCTTCCAGCACACCTCGCACTTcctggccgccgccgccgccgccgccgccgccgccgccgaccCCAAGGCGGCCCTGGAGAGCCTCTACCTCGGGCTCAGCCCCGACAAGACGGCGGAGGTGCTGGCCCAGGGAGCCGTGGCGGCCGCCGCCCACCTGCACAACGACCACCACGCTCGGACCATAGGCCGCTTCTCACCCCCCTGA